In Dyadobacter sp. NIV53, a single window of DNA contains:
- a CDS encoding sugar phosphate isomerase/epimerase yields the protein MPENNFPKLHNATWPGIVGKGSDSEPVISFDTMLEKTAAAEVDGVKFDGVDLGLFDPHIDLDMSDDGIQRLVDKLRGLNLEVGSLVAPIWGGPAMGSKDERDEFVNQVKKASIFGQKLRQIGIRPHGIVRIDSASKPEAWALDPVNNTKLIAETFRRACDVAADYGEKLAAEGEICWGGMHSWKTMIDTLEAVDRPNIGFQADMSHTFLYLLGYNRPEDRVLPVDFEWSDRGAIEEGLRKMTAALRPWTIDFHVAQNDGTVHGTGSHDKTGRHCLATDPNGKLDITHDAGYWLRNENGELTKAFAHICWDGCMFPNEVMTNQQTWNDILAALIKVRKAHGWYQES from the coding sequence ATGCCAGAAAATAATTTTCCCAAACTCCACAATGCCACATGGCCTGGTATTGTTGGAAAAGGTTCTGATTCAGAGCCTGTTATTTCTTTTGATACCATGCTGGAAAAAACAGCCGCTGCCGAGGTGGACGGTGTGAAATTTGATGGTGTCGATCTTGGTCTTTTTGATCCCCATATCGATCTGGATATGAGCGATGATGGTATTCAAAGATTGGTTGATAAATTAAGAGGGTTGAATCTTGAAGTCGGTAGTTTAGTTGCGCCGATATGGGGCGGACCGGCTATGGGAAGCAAGGACGAGCGCGATGAGTTTGTAAATCAGGTTAAAAAAGCCTCGATTTTTGGTCAGAAACTAAGACAAATTGGAATTCGTCCACATGGAATTGTTCGTATCGATTCGGCAAGCAAGCCGGAAGCATGGGCATTGGATCCAGTTAATAACACAAAATTAATAGCAGAAACTTTCAGAAGAGCCTGTGACGTTGCGGCTGATTATGGTGAAAAACTTGCGGCAGAAGGTGAAATCTGCTGGGGTGGAATGCATAGCTGGAAAACGATGATTGACACGCTTGAAGCAGTTGATCGCCCAAATATTGGTTTTCAGGCTGATATGTCCCATACTTTCCTTTATTTATTGGGATACAACCGTCCCGAAGACAGAGTACTTCCGGTAGATTTCGAATGGAGTGACCGCGGCGCTATTGAAGAAGGTCTTCGGAAAATGACAGCGGCTTTACGCCCATGGACGATAGATTTCCACGTTGCCCAAAATGACGGAACTGTTCATGGAACAGGTTCGCACGATAAAACGGGTCGTCATTGCCTTGCGACCGATCCTAACGGAAAACTGGATATTACCCATGATGCAGGGTACTGGCTGAGAAATGAAAATGGTGAATTGACAAAGGCTTTCGCTCATATCTGCTGGGACGGGTGTATGTTCCCTAATGAAGTAATGACCAACCAGCAAACATGGAATGACATTCTGGCTGCGTTAATTAAGGTTCGTAAAGCACACGGCTGGTATCAGGAATCGTAG
- a CDS encoding Gfo/Idh/MocA family protein produces the protein MRIALIGTGLMGRTHSNGYNRITNFFPELEYTPVLKVACSRNAEKAKAFAEQWGYESYETDWKKVIERDDIDAVDICTANDTHAEIAIAAAAAGKMILCEKPLARTLAEAQTMVDAVEQAGVKNTVWYNYRRVPAVTLAKQIVDSGKLGRIFHYRANFLQDWTINPDVPQGGTATWRLDVDAAGSGVTGDLLAHCIDTAMWINGGIKDVSAVTETFIKERVHSESGKVQKVGIDDAAIFHCHFDNGSLGLFESTRYARGHKALYTFEINGEHASIRWDLHDLNRLEYFDHSDESIVRGWRSILVTDSDQPYMKRWWIPGTSIGYEHSFIHQAADFFESLQTGEDCAPTFKDALETQKVCEAVLDSAASRSWKDTGVEWTGS, from the coding sequence ATAAGAATTGCACTCATCGGAACCGGGCTCATGGGCCGTACACATTCCAATGGATATAACAGGATTACTAACTTTTTCCCGGAACTGGAATATACTCCGGTTTTGAAAGTAGCTTGTTCCCGTAATGCAGAAAAAGCAAAAGCTTTTGCTGAACAATGGGGCTACGAATCATACGAAACGGACTGGAAAAAAGTAATTGAGAGAGATGATATCGATGCGGTTGATATTTGTACTGCAAATGATACACATGCTGAAATTGCTATTGCCGCTGCCGCCGCGGGAAAAATGATTCTTTGCGAGAAACCATTGGCAAGAACATTGGCAGAAGCGCAAACAATGGTGGATGCAGTTGAACAAGCGGGAGTAAAAAACACAGTCTGGTATAATTACCGTCGTGTTCCTGCTGTGACATTGGCAAAGCAAATCGTTGATTCAGGTAAACTAGGTCGTATTTTCCATTACCGCGCAAACTTCCTTCAAGATTGGACGATCAATCCGGACGTGCCACAAGGCGGAACCGCAACCTGGCGTCTGGATGTAGATGCAGCAGGCTCTGGAGTAACAGGAGATTTGCTTGCACACTGTATCGATACCGCGATGTGGATTAACGGTGGAATAAAAGATGTTTCTGCTGTTACTGAAACATTTATCAAGGAACGTGTTCATTCAGAAAGTGGTAAAGTTCAGAAGGTCGGTATTGACGATGCGGCCATTTTCCATTGCCATTTTGACAATGGTTCTTTGGGGCTTTTCGAATCCACGCGTTATGCACGTGGTCATAAGGCACTTTATACATTTGAAATAAATGGTGAACATGCATCAATCCGTTGGGACTTGCATGATTTGAACCGTCTTGAATATTTTGATCATAGCGATGAGTCAATTGTCCGTGGATGGAGGTCAATTCTGGTAACGGACAGCGATCAGCCTTATATGAAACGTTGGTGGATCCCTGGAACCAGTATTGGTTACGAACATTCATTTATTCACCAGGCTGCCGATTTTTTCGAAAGTCTGCAAACTGGTGAGGATTGCGCTCCGACCTTTAAGGATGCTTTGGAAACCCAAAAGGTTTGTGAGGCTGTATTGGATTCCGCTGCAAGTAGGAGCTGGAAGGATACCGGGGTTGAATGGACTGGGTCCTGA
- the tnpA gene encoding IS200/IS605 family transposase, producing the protein MSQSLAKVCTHIIFSTKYRQPFIDEKIESELHAYLGGICNELECLPIKVGGYVDHIHILCVLSRKIAIMKLLEEVKRSSSKWIKTKGRDYEEFYWQDGYGIFSVNPIELDVVIKYITNQKAHHENKTFQDEYRGFLKKYNVEYDERYVWD; encoded by the coding sequence ATGTCACAATCGTTGGCAAAAGTCTGCACACACATCATATTCAGTACAAAATACCGGCAACCTTTCATAGATGAAAAAATTGAAAGCGAGCTTCACGCTTACTTAGGCGGTATTTGTAATGAACTTGAATGTCTCCCTATCAAAGTTGGCGGTTATGTTGACCACATTCACATTTTATGTGTTTTGTCCCGAAAGATTGCCATCATGAAGCTTTTAGAGGAGGTTAAAAGAAGTTCGTCAAAATGGATTAAGACCAAGGGTCGTGATTACGAAGAATTCTATTGGCAGGATGGTTACGGAATATTTTCAGTTAATCCTATTGAACTCGATGTGGTAATAAAATACATTACAAACCAAAAGGCACACCATGAAAACAAAACTTTTCAGGACGAATACCGTGGTTTTTTGAAAAAATATAACGTAGAATATGACGAACGATATGTCTGGGATTGA
- a CDS encoding sugar ABC transporter ATP-binding protein produces the protein MPNEILRITNLSKSYSGVKALDDVQLSLKRGEVHALMGENGAGKSTFMKILIGLVNADSGEIIFEGNALKRGGVNDIQRKGISMIHQEILIIPELTVAQNIFLGREKEVNGSRMGWLNDDQIKSKASTLLDQLGVDISPNVKMKYLSVAQMQMVEIAKAISNDAKVIIMDEPTSAISDKEVATLFRIIRDLKANGVSIIYISHKMDEIFKISDTITVLRDGKYVGTKSAAELDHNSLITMMVGREINNMFQKINSEKGRQVLSVKDLAKKGKFANINFEVHAGEILGIAGLMGAGRTEIARVIYGLDKSDSGEIYIDGEQVKIKSPDDAVKCGIGYVSEDRKGLGFIPKMSVMQNMTLASLSNHRKGIFINTKTENAVTSEMIGDLKIKSSGSDQKVTHLSGGNQQKVVIGKVLLSSPKVVILDEPTRGVDVGAKFEIYKLIHNLAAKGIAIVIISSELPEILGMSDRIMVLSKGKQTAILSREEASQELIMKYAVE, from the coding sequence ATGCCCAACGAAATCCTCAGGATAACCAACCTCTCCAAATCCTATTCGGGAGTTAAAGCCCTGGACGACGTACAACTATCGTTGAAAAGAGGAGAAGTTCATGCGCTGATGGGAGAAAACGGTGCGGGAAAATCAACCTTTATGAAAATCCTGATCGGACTCGTTAATGCGGATTCGGGAGAAATTATATTTGAAGGTAATGCGCTAAAAAGAGGAGGAGTAAACGATATACAGAGAAAGGGTATTTCCATGATCCATCAGGAAATCCTTATTATTCCTGAACTGACTGTTGCCCAAAATATTTTTCTGGGAAGAGAAAAAGAAGTAAATGGTTCCAGAATGGGGTGGTTGAATGATGATCAAATCAAGTCAAAAGCTTCGACGTTATTAGATCAATTAGGCGTTGATATTTCTCCGAACGTCAAAATGAAATATTTGAGTGTCGCGCAAATGCAAATGGTAGAAATTGCCAAAGCCATTTCAAACGATGCCAAGGTTATCATCATGGACGAGCCAACCTCGGCTATATCAGATAAAGAAGTTGCTACACTTTTTCGAATTATCCGCGACCTGAAAGCTAATGGTGTTTCAATTATTTACATTTCCCACAAAATGGATGAAATATTTAAAATCTCTGATACGATTACGGTGTTGAGGGATGGAAAATATGTTGGAACAAAAAGTGCTGCCGAATTGGATCATAATAGTTTGATTACCATGATGGTAGGAAGGGAAATCAATAATATGTTTCAGAAGATAAATTCGGAAAAGGGCAGACAGGTACTTTCTGTTAAGGATTTAGCGAAAAAGGGAAAATTTGCAAATATCAATTTTGAAGTCCACGCGGGGGAAATTTTGGGTATCGCCGGATTAATGGGTGCCGGCAGGACAGAAATTGCAAGGGTAATTTATGGTCTGGACAAATCAGATAGTGGAGAAATATATATTGACGGCGAACAAGTAAAAATTAAATCGCCTGATGATGCTGTCAAGTGTGGCATTGGTTATGTAAGTGAAGACCGGAAGGGTTTGGGCTTTATTCCCAAAATGTCTGTTATGCAAAACATGACTTTGGCCAGCTTGTCAAACCATAGAAAAGGAATTTTTATCAATACAAAAACTGAGAATGCAGTTACTAGTGAAATGATTGGTGATCTTAAAATAAAGTCTTCCGGATCAGACCAAAAGGTGACACATTTGAGCGGAGGAAATCAACAAAAAGTCGTCATAGGAAAAGTACTGTTATCATCGCCAAAGGTTGTTATTCTAGACGAACCAACAAGAGGAGTTGACGTAGGAGCCAAATTTGAAATATATAAACTGATTCATAATCTTGCGGCAAAAGGAATTGCAATTGTTATAATTTCCTCCGAACTGCCCGAAATTCTGGGAATGAGTGACCGGATTATGGTTTTATCAAAAGGAAAACAAACGGCAATTCTTTCGAGAGAAGAAGCTTCGCAAGAATTGATTATGAAATATGCAGTGGAATAG
- a CDS encoding ABC transporter permease produces MESNIRAQFRNFGQYGIFLAFAIICLLLAFSTPRFFTISNLLTIGNQVSINALLAFGVTFVIITGGIDLSLGSMVAVTGVIAATFAHPDTYPVVVPIFVGLLAGLAIGAFNGLVITKSKVPPFIVTLGTMTIGRGLALILSKGRPISNLSDSFNFIGGGNLFGIPFPIVILTLAFIICSVILNKTILGRYMYAVGGNEPAARASGIRVNSVKMWVYTICGLLSAMGGILLTSRITTGQPNAGAGFELDAIAAAIIGGTSTSGGTGTMTGTLIGALLIGVISNSLDLLNVTSYYQQVVMGAIIIGAVVLDSMGKER; encoded by the coding sequence GTGGAAAGTAACATTCGAGCGCAATTCAGGAATTTTGGTCAATATGGCATATTTCTGGCCTTTGCTATTATTTGCCTGTTATTGGCATTCAGTACACCAAGATTTTTTACCATATCAAATCTATTAACGATTGGTAATCAGGTTTCTATAAATGCCTTGCTTGCATTTGGAGTGACATTTGTGATTATAACTGGTGGAATAGATCTTTCTTTGGGGTCTATGGTTGCCGTCACCGGAGTAATTGCTGCCACTTTTGCACACCCGGATACTTATCCTGTCGTTGTACCTATTTTTGTTGGTTTGCTTGCAGGTTTGGCGATCGGAGCATTCAACGGATTGGTCATCACGAAAAGTAAAGTCCCGCCATTTATTGTCACGCTGGGAACCATGACAATCGGTCGCGGATTAGCATTGATTTTAAGTAAAGGTAGGCCGATATCCAATTTGTCGGATTCGTTTAACTTCATTGGCGGTGGAAATCTTTTTGGTATACCATTCCCCATTGTCATTCTGACTCTGGCATTTATCATCTGCTCTGTTATTTTAAATAAAACAATTTTAGGGCGTTACATGTATGCTGTCGGTGGAAACGAGCCAGCGGCAAGAGCATCCGGAATCCGTGTCAACAGTGTGAAAATGTGGGTATATACCATTTGCGGATTACTTTCTGCTATGGGCGGAATTCTCTTAACTTCCAGAATCACAACCGGTCAGCCGAATGCTGGCGCAGGATTTGAACTGGACGCCATCGCGGCTGCAATTATTGGCGGAACGAGTACATCGGGTGGAACCGGTACAATGACCGGCACATTGATAGGAGCGTTGTTGATTGGCGTTATCAGCAACAGTCTGGATTTATTGAACGTAACTTCTTATTATCAGCAGGTTGTAATGGGGGCGATCATTATCGGCGCAGTGGTTTTGGATAGTATGGGGAAGGAAAGGTAG